The proteins below are encoded in one region of Limnohabitans sp. 63ED37-2:
- a CDS encoding tyrosine recombinase XerC: MPDAAAPDPLVVRYLEHVRFEKRLAERTCTLYQLDLIRLADMASASGVPLLQVQSGHVRRWVAQMHSAGRSGRGIALILSGWRGFYTWLGREGLIPLNPVADVRAPRVAKPLPKALGVDEAIQLAEHEEDNDDPWLEARDAAMVELLYGCGLRMAELTGLDVVASTEAARAGRGWVDLQNAEVQVQGKGSKRRSVPLGRAAIEALTHWLAVRPQLPGMLTQPTPGASPVALALFPGRHGTRLTPRGVAQRLKRRSLLAGLATPVHPHMLRHSFASHVLQSSGDLRAVQELLGHANISTTQVYTRLDFQHLAKTYDAAHPRAKRK, from the coding sequence ATGCCGGACGCAGCGGCCCCCGACCCGCTGGTCGTCCGCTACCTGGAGCATGTGCGCTTTGAAAAACGCCTGGCCGAGCGCACCTGCACCCTGTACCAACTGGATTTGATCCGCCTGGCCGACATGGCGTCGGCATCGGGTGTGCCTTTGCTGCAGGTGCAAAGTGGCCATGTCCGCCGCTGGGTGGCCCAAATGCACAGCGCGGGACGCAGCGGGCGGGGCATTGCCCTGATCTTGTCGGGCTGGCGCGGGTTTTACACCTGGCTGGGGCGCGAGGGGCTGATTCCGCTCAACCCGGTGGCCGATGTGCGGGCCCCGCGTGTGGCCAAGCCGCTGCCCAAGGCGCTGGGCGTGGACGAGGCGATCCAGCTGGCCGAGCACGAAGAGGACAACGACGACCCCTGGCTGGAAGCCCGCGATGCGGCCATGGTCGAGCTCCTGTACGGCTGCGGCCTGCGTATGGCCGAACTGACCGGGCTGGACGTGGTGGCCAGCACCGAGGCTGCGCGTGCCGGTCGTGGTTGGGTTGATTTGCAAAACGCCGAGGTGCAGGTGCAGGGCAAAGGCAGCAAGCGCCGCAGTGTGCCTTTGGGGCGTGCGGCCATCGAGGCGCTGACGCATTGGCTGGCCGTGCGGCCGCAGCTGCCGGGCATGTTGACGCAGCCCACACCAGGAGCGTCCCCTGTGGCGCTGGCGCTGTTTCCCGGTCGGCACGGCACGCGGCTCACCCCCCGCGGTGTGGCGCAGCGCCTCAAGCGCCGCAGCTTGCTGGCGGGTCTGGCCACCCCGGTGCACCCTCACATGTTGCGTCACTCTTTTGCCAGCCACGTCTTGCAGTCCAGCGGTGACTTGCGAGCGGTGCAAGAGTTGCTCGGCCACGCCAACATCAGCACCACCCAGGTCTACACGCGTCTGGATTTTCAGCACCTGGCCAAAACCTACGATGCGGCCCACCCCCGCGCCAAACGCAAGTGA